From the Macaca nemestrina isolate mMacNem1 chromosome 18, mMacNem.hap1, whole genome shotgun sequence genome, the window GGAAATGACCTGCCCAGCCTTTGGCCTCTGCTAGACAATCTCTGTCCCCAGGAAAGTTCATTCCAGTGCTCCAGAGCCACAGGCCACCTCcgctccctctcccctctcttcccagAACCCAGCAGTTTGGCTCCTAGCCCCCTGCCATCTGAGACAGTTCCCAGAACCCAGGTTCTCAGGGACTCAGCAGTTGGTGTTGAGCCCAGCCCCTTCTCCTCCCAGGAATGCAGGACCCTAAGACTTGGGAACTGAGGTGTCTTCGCCCCCAGGAATCCAGCTCCCTTCCCTACCAGAAGCCGGGATCCCGGCTGCTGACCTCCCAGCTCTCTCGCACTCATTCTCCTGTTACCTCCTGAGCAGGTGCTTTGACTCCGCCCTCCAGACTCAGAGGTCCCCACCTCCAATGTCCCCCACCAAGGattcccacctcagtccccacTTTCCACAGGACTCAGGCATTCACGTCCCCACCCCTCCGGAGTCAGGAGTCCTGACCCTCAACCCCCCAGTTTCCCAGGGCCCTGGCGTAGGGCCCAGGACAGGGCGAGGTAACAGGTTGTGCCGGCCGCCCGACTGCAGCGCGGCTCGGAGTTTCTGTTTACTTCCTGGCCCGCCCCTGGGGACGGGAGCCCCGCGCTCCCCTAGGGTTGCTCAGGGGTTGGGGTTCAGGGGCTCAGGTCAGAGGGCCCGACGCACCGGGCTTACCAGCCCCAGCCCTCAGGGGGGTCTCCACTCACTAGGTGCACACACCTgtgctccccctcctcctctcgcCCGATGTCCATGTGCAGTCCTGCTCGCAGGACCTGAGTGTCACCGTGGTCCTAGCCCAGCCGCCCCTAGGCCGCTCCCGAGAATCTCCCTGACTTGGCCCTCGCTGgccccgctccccccaccccctccacccaAGAGACCCGGACATGGAAACCTCTCCCCCTACCCTTCCGCATTTAGCTGCCCAGGTGTTGGGGCCTCCAGCCCCCCGACCCCTGGCCCCAGGTGTCGGAAGCCCGGAGAAGGGGCTGGGCTCACCCCCGACGGCTGAGTTCCTGCCGGCGCCCCCGGTTCCCCGGCGATCTCGGTTCCCCTGCCCCCGCCCTGGTTCTCCAACCTTCTCTGCCGACGCGGCCGGACAAGTCCCTCCCCAACTCGAGGGGCCCTGCCCTCGGCGTCCCCCAGACTCTCACCCGAAGCCGCCGGGCTCCCTCCGAGGTTCCCGCGGTCTCCGGTCCCCTCTTCCGGAGGCGGCTCCAGGTGTGCAGCCGACACAGGTGAAGGGGCGGGGCCGCGGGAGAGGCCGGGGCGCTCCCTAGCTGCCTGAATGGCCGGGCGGGGTCGAGGGAGAGTCGCTTCCACCTGGGTGGGGGGCACTGGCCCATCCTGCTGTGGTTGCACATGGCCCGGCCAGttaactgagcacctactgtgtgcagatCCTACATTGAGGTAGCCGCCGCTTCTTTGCCGTCAGGACTGCCTTGCCCTGTGGGGGTAGGAACTCATTAGCAATGACAACAACATTGAATCTGACATCTTAAGCACTCGGCTAACTaaacttttttagtttttagagatgggatcttgctctgtcacccaggctggagtgcagtggcaccatcaccgCAACCTCgtcctcccagggtcaagtgatcttcccaccacagcctctccagtaactgggactataggtacatgccaccatgcccggctaatttttgtactttttgtaggggtggggtttcactatgttgcccaggctggtctcaaactcctggattcaagtaatcctcccgcttcagcctcccaaagtgctgggattacaggcatgagccactgcttctggccaAGTAAACTCTTTTATAGGCATAACttgttgaccttttttttttcttttttgagatggaaatttactcttcttgcccaggctggagtacagtggtgccatctcagctcacagcagcctcctctcctgggttcaagtgattctcctgcctcagcctgaccagtaaccgggactacaggtgtgcaacactacacccagctaattttgtatttttagtagaaacagggtttcaacgtgttggccaggctggtctcaaactcctgatcttgtgatccgcccacctgggcctcccaaagtgctgggattacagagtgagccaccgccccggctCAACTTGTTGACTTTCATGATGACCTGATGAGGAGGAACTGTTGtcatccccatcttacagatgaggaagctaaggCTCGGGGGCGGGGGGGTCCTCCACCTTGTTTGGGGTCCCCGGTCAGAACTTGAAGGTGAACAGCACAAGTGTGGCTTTAGGGTCATGCTCTTTACTGATTCCCATACCACAGACAAGGACACTGTAGCACAGGCAGtgaaagtgacttgcccagagcCATGCCCGAGTCCACATGGCTCCAGACCTGGTGCTCTCAGTTCCTGAGTTATGCAGAGCTGAGGACCATGCTGTTGTCTGGGACAGGGGCCTTGGTGTGGAGATGGGAAGGTCTGGGACTAGGGACCCAGGGTGGCTTGGGCAGCAGTGATGCCCCAGCCATGGCCTTGTGTCTTGTCACGATTTATCTCCAGACTCCAGGGCTCCCTGGGCCTCGTGACAGGGGCTCCTGGCCTGGAGAGCAGGTCAGATGGAAGGCTGGGAGCAGCGATGTGCTGGTAAGCATTTAACAACAGGCTCCCTGGTTAAAACAGAAGCCCTCGCTGGttgcatttgccaatttccatgatGCAACACACGCTCCTTGGCTGACTTCAGCTACTCACCTGGCCTCACTGAGTTCGGAGGTAGAAGGGGCCGTGCACATCAGCTGTGGCTGGCCGGTGTCAGGTGGGTCCGTGCACCTCTGGCTGGGGGTCAGGACCCCTGAGTCTTGGGGGACTGGGGGCTACTTACCTGGGTTCTAGAAAAATAGGAGGAAGGTGGGCACTGGGACTCCTGGCTTGTGGGAAAAGGGGAGCAAGGACTCCTTGGAGGGATGACTTAGGAACTGGGACTCCTGGATCCTGGGGCTGGGACAGGGTTTTCCACCAGCAGAGAGTAGGGGAGCTGATTTGTCTTAGAGCCACATTGCCCAGCAAGGCTGCCACTTTCTCCCACTGCACCTGTGGGAGCAGCCTGGTAGCCTCCGGAGGGCTGAACACATCCCAGCCTCCCCGAGTGCTGCTATGTGACCCTCTGGAAATATAAGCTCAGTGTCCCCTCCAAATGCCAGTCACCCTGGGccccactcacacccacacttAGCACATCTTGAGCGTCTCCTGCCAGGCAGACTGAGCTCATCCCGGGATGAAGTGATCACAGCCCTACTTCCAGAAGGTTCATAGTTCACCTGGGCCATGGGAGGGAGCATAGTCCTATAAACCAGAAATGAACCAATAAAACAGTACAGCAAAGGTGCTTGGCCCATGGGTGCTGGCATCACATGGCTTCAGTCCAGGAGCCAGTTGGCCACATACCAGATGtgatgtgtgtgcctgtgccctTCAGCTGATTAACCTCTGCagccctcagtttccccatctgtaaaatgaggatgatagtTCCTAGCTTATAGGGATGTGaggattttttttgagatggagtctcgctctgtccccctggctggagtgcagtggtgagatctcgcctccctgcaacctctgcctcctgggttcaagcgattctcccaccttagccacctaagtagctgggattacaggcgtgcaccaccacacccagctaatttttgtatttttagtagagacagggtttcactgtgttgaccaggacGGTCTtcaactgacctcaggtgatatgcccacctccgcctcccagagtgctgggattacaggtgtgagccaccgtgcctggccaggtgtgaggattaaatgagggtGAAGTGCCAGCACTTAGTCCTTGCTGGTGATCTCCGCATGGCCACCAGAGATGACTCACCTGCATGTCACAATGTATTTCATCCTCAGAGCAACCCCATGAGGTCATGCCATTCACAGGTGAGGAGGTCAGCTCAGAAAGGCGAAGTCATTTGTCTGTGGGTACATAGCACAGCCTTCATCCCAGCTTGCCTAGCTCTCAGCCTCAGTCACTCTTGggaaatttgtgttgtttttgtttttttcggagacagggtctcactctgtcacccaggttgaagtacagtagcatgatcatagctcacagcagccttgaactcttgggctcaagcgatcctcctgcctcagcctcctgagtgactgggactacaggcagatgccaccatgccctgctaacctttttactttttgtagagatgtggtcttgctatattgcctaagctggtctcaacttctggcctcaagaaatcctcctgccttggcctcccaaagtgatggacttggaggcatgagccagtgtgcctggctttGTATATTTGAATCTGGTCCTCAGTCTCCTCTGGACCCAGGAGTCCTGGCCTCCATCTCCCTGTTGGGCCTAAGAGTCTTGGCCACCCAGCACACAGGGGCCCTCAGCCCTCGCCTCACCCCCAGGCTCCTTGCTGATCCCAGGAGAAAGATGAATAGGAGGGACACAGTGACCTCAGGGAaggcccagggaggctgggacatgTCTGGTTAAGAAGGGAGggattggccgggcacggtggttcatgcctgtaatcccagcactttgggagaccaaggagggtggatcgtgaggtcaggagctcaagaccagcctggccaagatgctaaaaccccatctctactaaaaatacaaaatttggcagggcgcaatggctcacgcctataattccagcactttgggaggccgaggcaggtggatcatgaggtcaggagatcgagaccatcctggctaacacggtgaaactccgcctctactaaaaatataaaaaattagccgtgtgtggtggcacgcgcctgtggtcccagttactcagcaggataaggcatgagaatcgcttgaacccaggagatggaggttgcagtgagccaagaccatgccattgcactccagcctgggagacagaacgagactccatctcaaaacaaaaacaaaatcaaaaaacaaaacaaaacaaaatataaaaattagctgggcgtggtggcacgcgcttgtaattgcagctactcaggaagctgaggcagaagaatcagttgaacccggacagcagaggttgaagtgaaccgagatcgcaccactgcactctagcctaggtgacagagcgagactccattccaaaaaaaaaaagaagggaaggatgaTCACTCAGCCTCACCTGCTCTCCAGCCCAAGCAAGCCAGCTTCCCAGGTGCTTACTTTGGAATGCCCTCACCGCCTTTCCATCCACCCACTGAGCCCTGGGGGGTTCTGAGTCTTGGCTGGGAGTTGAGGAGGGGTCGTCCCTGGGGAAgctttctcagatttcacaatgCCTTGGGAGTCTATGCTGGGCATCCAGAGGCCAGTAGGACCCCACTCTGCTTCTTGCCCTTCCCCAGAAGCAGCCTGGTAGAAATAACTTGGGTCCAGATCCAGGTGCCTCCAGGCTTTTATGACATATGCTAAGTCCATGAACAGTAGGTAGTATTGTTTGGAACAGTAAAaacctttatataaaatatttcacacaGAATTCATTGTTCTGCAGCTTggttttttgttcgttttttttttttatgtatgcTTATGTTTCCAAGTGTTTTCTcccacttatttaaaaaaaaaaaatcagggcaagcatggtggctcacgcctggaatcccagcactttgggaggctgaggaggcgggtggatcatggggtcaggagtccaagaccagcctggccaagatggtgaaactccctctctaataaaaatacaaaaaattagctgggcatggtggcagacgcctgtaatcccagctactcggaggctgagtcaggagaatcgcttgaacctgggagacagacagacattGCAGTGTActgagaatgcgccactgcatttcagcctgggcgacagaacgagactctgtctcaaaaaaaaaaaaaaaaaaaattagctttggctaggcacagtggctcacacctgtaatcccaacactttgggaggctgtggtgggcagataacttgaggccagaagttccagaccagcctgggcaacatggcaaaaccccgtttctacaaacaaatataaaaattagcagggcatagtggcgtgtgcctgtagtcccagctactcacagggctaaggcaggaggatcacttgagtctaggaaatggaggctgcagtgagctgagattgtgccactgtactgcagcctaggtgacagagcaagaccctatctcaaaaaaaaaaaaaaaaaaaatcagctttattga encodes:
- the LOC112424281 gene encoding putative uncharacterized protein FLJ46214; the encoded protein is MSPTKDSHLSPHFPQDSGIHVPTPPESGVLTLNPPVSQGPGVGPRTGRGNRLCRPPDCSAARSFCLLPGPPLGTGAPRSPRVAQGLGFRGSGQRARRTGLTSPSPQGGLHSLGAHTCAPPPPLARCPCAVLLAGPECHRGPSPAAPRPLPRISLTWPSLAPLPPPPPPKRPGHGNLSPYPSAFSCPGVGASSPPTPGPRCRKPGEGAGLTPDG